One window from the genome of Commensalibacter oyaizuii encodes:
- a CDS encoding bile acid:sodium symporter family protein, with translation MLKLVDPFLISLISTVLLASFFPCYGSGVIFFDHLATIAIALMFFLQGARLSRGAMLEGLLHWRLHLLIFVCTFIMFPILGIMLHLLFPHLLMPGLWSGVIFLCCLPSTVQSSIAFTSIARGNVPAAICSATASNLLGVFVTPLLVGIIFSSNQGHLQPGGSLDIVYQLLLPFIIGQLLQPWIGDWALRNKRLLSFSDRGSILVVVYSAFSEAVNMGLWHKLDVEQLVYVLCIDTVLLFLVLGITALISKVLGFSLADRISIVFCGSKKTLASGVPIANVLFPTSAVGVIVLPLMIFHQIQLFVVTILARYCAKLRDKEDETKEDIH, from the coding sequence ATGTTAAAATTGGTTGATCCTTTTCTTATTTCTTTAATATCAACAGTTTTGTTGGCCAGTTTTTTCCCTTGTTATGGTTCAGGCGTGATTTTCTTTGATCATCTGGCCACGATTGCCATTGCACTTATGTTCTTCCTACAGGGTGCGAGATTATCTCGTGGTGCTATGCTTGAGGGATTATTACATTGGAGACTGCACTTATTAATTTTTGTATGCACCTTTATCATGTTTCCAATATTGGGAATAATGTTGCATTTACTTTTTCCCCATCTGCTGATGCCTGGATTATGGAGTGGGGTGATTTTTCTGTGCTGTTTACCGTCTACGGTTCAGTCCTCTATTGCGTTTACATCCATTGCTAGGGGAAATGTACCCGCTGCAATTTGCTCTGCAACGGCATCTAATTTATTAGGGGTGTTCGTCACCCCTTTATTAGTTGGTATTATTTTTAGCAGTAACCAAGGACATTTACAACCAGGCGGCAGTTTAGATATTGTGTACCAATTATTATTGCCCTTTATAATTGGACAATTATTACAGCCATGGATTGGGGATTGGGCATTACGTAACAAGCGTCTTTTATCTTTTTCCGATAGGGGATCTATTTTAGTTGTTGTTTATAGTGCCTTTAGCGAAGCGGTTAATATGGGGCTGTGGCATAAACTGGATGTCGAGCAACTGGTTTATGTTTTATGTATTGATACGGTGCTATTATTTTTGGTTTTAGGGATCACGGCATTAATAAGTAAAGTATTAGGTTTTTCATTGGCTGATCGAATCAGTATTGTTTTTTGTGGATCGAAAAAAACGCTGGCTTCTGGGGTTCCGATTGCGAATGTTCTATTTCCAACGTCAGCAGTTGGGGTAATCGTTTTACCTTTGATGATTTTTCATCAAATTCAATTATTTGTCGTGACAATTTTGGCCAGATACTGTGCAAAACTGCGTGATAAAGAAGATGAAACCAAAGAGGATATACATTAA
- the recG gene encoding ATP-dependent DNA helicase RecG, whose protein sequence is MVTPPLSATLHLSLAPILAPLHDLEGIGPKLSQLIKHAVGGDRIVDLLFHLPDNLVDRRYRPQLKNAIPGKIVTIKVQTTHIQRPQRSKQPWRVNVTDGTGTAELVFFSQWQAKKVQAQSSIIVSGLLETYNNRLQITNPHYLEPIENEYAVPLIEPVWPLTAGLFHKNLYKALRLALKRCPVLPEWLDIELIKQHQWPTFKEALHLLHFPGDFPNLFDDQSYEAAASRARSRLAFDELFAQQLAIGQAKHSVQRISGRSLIGNHNLTTQALKNFGFPLTQAQEKAINEIKQDLERPFRMLRLLQGDVGAGKTIVALITALHAVEAGYQVAIMAPTEILAKQHFHTFSKLAPVESVYLSGAVKGNARKEVLEKIKAGNGKIAIGTHALFQEGVEFNNLALVIIDEQHRFGVEQRIKLGDKGENTDILVMTATPIPRTLLLTRWGELQVSRLTEKPVGRKPIQTTLHTLSSMDKVIQGIERALHQGCQIFWVCPLVEESEVMDLAAAKDRYNALKHYFGDHQVGLAHGQQESQERQNALDQFAQGHTKILVATTVIEVGVDIPNANIMVIEHAERFGLAQLHQLRGRVGRGSKQSYCLLLHDDTLNYTAKKRLALLRDTEDGFLIADEDFKIRGGGEVTGRRQSGLPDFKVVDEIRLEQWINPAWQQAQLWIEHEKTASPTHKEAIECLLRIFGKNDSGRLLRSG, encoded by the coding sequence ATGGTTACCCCCCCTCTTTCTGCAACCCTACATCTTTCCCTAGCCCCAATACTGGCACCTTTACATGATTTAGAAGGAATTGGTCCAAAGTTAAGCCAACTTATAAAACATGCGGTGGGAGGGGATCGAATTGTCGACTTATTATTTCACTTGCCTGATAATTTAGTTGATCGACGATATCGCCCTCAATTAAAAAATGCAATCCCTGGGAAAATTGTAACCATTAAAGTGCAAACGACCCATATTCAAAGACCCCAACGCAGTAAACAACCTTGGCGCGTCAATGTTACTGATGGAACGGGTACAGCAGAATTGGTCTTTTTTTCTCAATGGCAAGCAAAAAAGGTTCAAGCACAATCCTCTATCATTGTTTCTGGGTTGCTTGAAACATACAATAATCGCTTACAAATTACCAATCCCCATTACCTTGAGCCCATTGAAAATGAATATGCTGTTCCCTTAATTGAACCAGTATGGCCTTTAACTGCGGGATTATTTCACAAAAATCTTTACAAAGCCTTAAGGTTAGCATTAAAACGCTGCCCTGTATTGCCTGAGTGGCTGGATATAGAACTAATCAAACAACATCAATGGCCAACTTTTAAAGAAGCACTTCATTTATTACACTTCCCTGGGGATTTTCCTAATTTGTTTGATGATCAATCTTACGAAGCCGCGGCCAGCCGCGCACGTTCACGATTGGCTTTTGATGAATTATTTGCTCAACAATTAGCTATTGGACAGGCAAAACACTCTGTCCAACGAATTTCTGGCCGATCTTTAATTGGCAATCATAATTTAACTACTCAAGCCCTTAAAAACTTTGGCTTTCCCCTTACCCAAGCCCAAGAAAAAGCGATAAATGAGATCAAGCAAGACTTGGAACGTCCCTTTCGCATGTTACGATTATTACAAGGGGATGTTGGCGCAGGAAAAACAATCGTGGCACTTATCACCGCTTTGCATGCAGTTGAAGCCGGTTACCAAGTCGCTATTATGGCCCCAACAGAAATCTTGGCAAAACAGCATTTCCATACTTTTTCAAAGCTAGCCCCCGTTGAAAGTGTTTACCTTAGTGGTGCTGTTAAAGGAAATGCCCGTAAAGAGGTTCTAGAAAAGATCAAAGCTGGCAATGGGAAAATAGCCATCGGCACACACGCTTTATTTCAAGAAGGGGTAGAATTTAATAATCTGGCTTTAGTTATTATTGACGAACAACATCGCTTTGGTGTCGAGCAACGGATTAAACTAGGTGATAAAGGCGAAAATACTGATATTTTGGTTATGACTGCCACCCCTATTCCCAGAACCTTGCTATTAACACGGTGGGGGGAACTGCAAGTCAGCCGCTTGACCGAAAAACCTGTGGGGCGAAAACCTATACAAACCACACTGCATACCCTCAGTAGCATGGACAAAGTCATTCAAGGTATAGAACGCGCCCTTCATCAAGGCTGCCAAATCTTTTGGGTGTGTCCTTTGGTCGAAGAAAGTGAAGTTATGGATCTAGCAGCCGCCAAAGACCGCTATAACGCACTTAAACATTATTTTGGCGATCATCAGGTTGGTCTGGCCCACGGTCAACAAGAAAGCCAAGAACGTCAGAATGCACTGGATCAGTTTGCCCAAGGACACACCAAAATACTGGTTGCAACCACCGTTATTGAGGTTGGTGTTGATATTCCCAACGCTAATATTATGGTCATTGAACACGCCGAACGTTTTGGATTGGCACAATTGCATCAGCTACGCGGGCGTGTGGGACGGGGTTCAAAACAATCTTATTGTTTGTTGTTACATGATGATACGCTAAATTATACGGCAAAAAAGCGTCTTGCCTTATTACGAGACACTGAGGATGGTTTTTTAATTGCTGACGAAGATTTTAAAATTCGTGGCGGCGGAGAGGTCACTGGACGTAGGCAATCTGGATTACCAGATTTTAAAGTTGTAGACGAAATTCGATTAGAGCAGTGGATCAACCCCGCATGGCAACAGGCCCAACTGTGGATAGAACACGAAAAAACAGCTTCACCCACCCATAAAGAGGCAATAGAATGTTTGTTACGAATATTTGGTAAAAATGATTCTGGGCGGTTATTGCGTTCTGGATAA
- a CDS encoding LysR family transcriptional regulator: MLQKNINDLLVFLVVAKERSFTKAASKLGVSQSALSHTMRNLEARLGIRLLMRTTRSVAPTEAGELLLKNIAPRIQEMEQELNRVVEFKQQPAGTIRITTDEHAANFVVWPKLRGFLRQYPDIKLEIDVDFALKDIVKEQYDAGVRFGELVHKDMIAFPISPAMRMAVVASPAYLERKSIPKKPKDLLQHQCVNLRLPTSGGLFAWEFEVNQREVKVHVEGQLICNTITQMLQAAFDGFGFSYVPEDEVNMAIQQGRLIRVLEDYCPYIPGYYLYYPNRRQHTYAFSLFLKNFQNHK; encoded by the coding sequence ATGCTGCAAAAAAACATTAATGATCTTTTAGTTTTTTTAGTCGTAGCCAAAGAGCGTAGTTTTACCAAGGCAGCATCCAAGTTAGGCGTCTCTCAATCTGCATTAAGTCATACCATGCGTAATTTAGAAGCACGTTTAGGCATTCGTTTATTGATGCGCACCACTCGAAGCGTCGCACCAACAGAAGCTGGAGAGTTATTACTTAAAAACATTGCCCCACGAATACAAGAGATGGAGCAAGAACTAAATAGGGTGGTTGAATTTAAACAACAACCAGCAGGAACCATTCGTATCACCACAGACGAGCATGCCGCAAATTTTGTTGTATGGCCTAAGTTAAGAGGGTTCTTGCGTCAATATCCCGACATTAAACTAGAAATTGATGTTGATTTTGCTTTAAAAGACATAGTGAAAGAACAATATGACGCAGGGGTAAGATTTGGTGAGTTGGTTCATAAAGATATGATTGCTTTTCCAATTAGCCCAGCTATGCGCATGGCAGTTGTTGCATCCCCTGCCTATTTAGAAAGAAAATCAATCCCCAAAAAACCAAAGGATTTATTGCAACATCAATGTGTTAACTTGCGCCTTCCGACTTCTGGTGGTTTATTTGCGTGGGAGTTTGAGGTTAATCAAAGAGAAGTAAAGGTACATGTTGAAGGGCAGCTGATTTGTAATACAATTACACAAATGTTACAGGCAGCATTTGATGGTTTTGGTTTTAGTTATGTCCCTGAAGATGAAGTAAATATGGCTATACAGCAGGGGCGTCTTATAAGAGTATTAGAAGATTATTGTCCTTATATTCCAGGATATTATTTATATTATCCCAATCGTCGTCAGCATACTTATGCTTTTTCATTATTTTTGAAAAATTTTCAAAATCATAAATAA
- the mfd gene encoding transcription-repair coupling factor has product MGDASSEQQRHFLPIWGVPDGYDAFLLRRHALECFTKDKKTLVHVARNDTEMTRLVDYLNFIDPTLEVLRFPGWDCLPYDRVSPNKTITSERVATLTRLLEPVTTPRIVLTTVSALIQKVAPRSVFSGRALNLKKGDSLDQEFLVELLVSQGYNRTDTVMEAGEFAIRGHLFDIYLAGEDEPVRLDLFGDEVDSIRCFDPLSQRSTRSIDALILRPTADYSLDEESIARFRTRWRELFGSTATSDPLYDAISNGRRYQGIEHWLPLFHEKMETFFDYVPNLSLSFAHQAEESLQPRLEMITDHYEARKLPVRPTEVPYRPLSPSFHYLNREEWDHLIGQYKVFSFQPFAKPEGAEGVDVGGRPGIMFAKSLAPSERENVFSLFGKRVAEWNSAGRKTLVAAWSKGSKERITTLLKEHKILTQSIETWQEVQQFKGGAVGLLTLGLDHGFVAEDFVLVSEQDLLGERISRPQRQRKKTEQFIAAASEISEGDLVVHQEYGIGCYQGLINLEIGGAPHDCLSLMYQGEEKLFLPIENIELLSRFGSDQSGVALDKLGSPAWQKRKATMKARIRDMADILLRTAATRLMREASVEIPPEGLWEEFCARFPFIETEDQSRAVADILQDLSSGRPMDRLICGDVGFGKTEVALRAAFIVAMGGSQVAVVVPTTLLSRQHYRTFIKRFEGFPIKIAQLSRMVTAKEATQVKKEIADGSVNIVIGTHALLAKNIQFANLGMLIIDEEQHFGVAHKEKLKALREDIHVLTLSATPLPRTLQLSLTGMREISLIATPPVDRLAVRTFIMPFDRIVIREALQRERFRGGQAFCVVPRLQDLQPLQEQLLDIIPDLRLVQAHGRLTPTELERVMTEFSDGKYDVLLSTNIVESGLDMPSVNTLIIYKADRFGLGQLYQLRGRVGRGKQRGYAYLTWPQNHFLSKNSEKRLEIMQSLDNLGAGFTLASHDLDLRGAGNLLGEEQSGHIREVGVELYQKMLEETVAALRAEKNNQTIEDQDWSPNIVLGLPVLIPETYVINLPVRLGLYRRIGNMVNEDEIEAMRAELIDRFGAIPDEVSNLLDVMKLKRLCKEIGVHRLEAGPKGVVVQFFNGKFKNPNGLIQWVAGIGDGYMKLRPDGKLVYLRETPFAKRIQRSYFLLKKLREIYYSS; this is encoded by the coding sequence ATGGGGGACGCCTCTTCAGAACAGCAACGTCATTTTTTGCCAATATGGGGTGTGCCTGATGGGTATGACGCGTTTTTATTACGTCGTCATGCGCTGGAATGTTTTACTAAAGACAAGAAGACCCTGGTCCATGTGGCGCGTAATGACACAGAAATGACCAGATTGGTTGACTATCTCAACTTTATCGATCCAACCTTAGAAGTATTACGTTTCCCTGGTTGGGATTGCCTTCCTTATGATCGCGTATCTCCCAATAAAACTATTACGTCTGAACGGGTTGCAACCCTGACACGTTTACTGGAACCCGTTACAACGCCACGAATTGTTTTAACGACTGTTTCAGCATTAATTCAAAAAGTTGCACCGCGTTCTGTGTTTTCAGGTCGTGCTTTAAATCTTAAAAAAGGGGACAGTCTAGATCAAGAGTTCTTGGTCGAGTTATTGGTATCCCAAGGATACAATCGTACTGACACGGTGATGGAGGCTGGGGAATTTGCAATTCGTGGACACTTGTTTGATATTTATTTAGCGGGTGAGGATGAACCCGTGCGTCTGGATTTATTTGGGGACGAAGTGGATTCAATTCGTTGTTTTGATCCACTAAGCCAACGCTCAACCCGATCAATTGATGCGTTAATTTTACGTCCTACAGCGGATTATTCTCTTGACGAAGAAAGTATTGCACGATTTCGAACCAGATGGCGCGAGTTATTTGGTTCAACCGCCACTAGCGATCCACTGTATGATGCAATTTCTAATGGCAGGCGTTATCAGGGGATTGAACATTGGTTACCCTTGTTTCATGAAAAGATGGAAACTTTTTTTGATTATGTTCCCAATCTTTCTTTATCCTTTGCTCATCAAGCTGAGGAAAGTTTGCAACCTCGATTGGAAATGATCACTGATCATTATGAGGCTCGAAAATTACCTGTAAGACCAACAGAAGTTCCCTATCGTCCATTGTCTCCATCCTTTCATTATTTAAATCGTGAAGAATGGGATCATTTAATTGGCCAGTATAAAGTATTTTCATTTCAACCTTTTGCTAAACCCGAAGGGGCAGAAGGCGTTGATGTGGGGGGCAGACCTGGTATTATGTTCGCCAAAAGTCTAGCACCTTCTGAGCGTGAGAATGTATTTTCCCTTTTTGGCAAACGTGTGGCTGAATGGAATTCAGCAGGTCGTAAAACCCTAGTCGCTGCTTGGAGTAAAGGGTCAAAGGAACGGATCACTACTTTATTAAAAGAACACAAAATTCTTACCCAATCGATTGAAACTTGGCAAGAGGTACAACAATTTAAAGGGGGTGCGGTTGGTTTATTAACTCTTGGCTTGGATCATGGATTTGTCGCTGAAGATTTTGTTTTGGTTTCCGAGCAAGATTTACTGGGTGAACGGATTTCACGTCCCCAACGTCAACGTAAAAAAACCGAACAATTTATTGCAGCCGCCTCTGAAATCAGTGAAGGGGATTTAGTTGTTCATCAAGAGTATGGCATAGGTTGTTACCAAGGTTTAATTAATTTAGAGATCGGTGGGGCACCCCACGATTGTCTTTCTTTGATGTATCAGGGTGAGGAAAAGCTTTTTTTACCTATTGAAAACATTGAGTTATTAAGCCGTTTTGGATCGGATCAGTCAGGTGTGGCATTAGATAAGTTGGGCAGTCCAGCCTGGCAAAAACGTAAAGCCACTATGAAGGCCAGAATACGGGATATGGCTGACATTTTATTGCGTACAGCTGCAACCCGTTTGATGCGCGAAGCCTCAGTCGAAATACCGCCCGAGGGGTTATGGGAAGAATTTTGTGCACGTTTTCCTTTTATCGAAACTGAAGATCAATCCAGAGCCGTTGCAGATATTCTTCAGGATTTATCCTCTGGTCGTCCGATGGATCGTTTGATTTGTGGGGACGTCGGTTTTGGTAAGACAGAGGTTGCATTGCGCGCAGCCTTTATTGTGGCAATGGGGGGATCACAAGTGGCGGTGGTTGTGCCAACAACATTGCTTTCTCGTCAGCATTATCGAACCTTTATTAAACGTTTTGAAGGGTTTCCCATTAAAATTGCACAATTATCACGGATGGTAACGGCCAAGGAAGCAACCCAGGTAAAAAAAGAGATTGCAGATGGTTCTGTAAATATTGTGATTGGGACGCATGCTCTGTTGGCCAAAAACATTCAATTTGCCAATTTAGGGATGTTAATTATTGATGAAGAACAACATTTCGGTGTTGCGCATAAAGAGAAGTTAAAGGCATTACGTGAAGATATTCACGTCTTGACGCTATCAGCAACACCTTTGCCACGTACGCTACAGCTTTCTTTAACTGGGATGCGTGAAATCAGTTTAATTGCAACACCACCGGTAGATCGATTGGCTGTGCGAACATTTATTATGCCTTTTGATCGTATTGTTATTCGTGAAGCATTGCAACGTGAACGTTTTCGTGGGGGACAAGCTTTTTGTGTGGTGCCACGATTACAAGATTTGCAACCCCTACAAGAACAATTACTAGATATTATTCCCGATTTACGATTAGTGCAGGCCCATGGGCGATTAACCCCGACCGAGCTGGAACGAGTAATGACAGAGTTTAGCGATGGAAAATACGATGTATTGCTGTCGACCAATATCGTTGAAAGTGGTTTGGATATGCCATCGGTAAATACATTGATTATTTACAAGGCAGATCGATTTGGTCTGGGGCAACTTTATCAATTGCGTGGTCGCGTGGGGCGCGGTAAACAACGAGGGTATGCTTATTTAACATGGCCGCAAAATCATTTTCTATCCAAAAACTCAGAAAAACGTCTGGAGATTATGCAATCGCTGGATAATCTGGGGGCGGGTTTCACTCTTGCATCACATGATTTGGATTTACGTGGGGCAGGGAACCTGCTGGGGGAAGAGCAATCCGGCCATATTCGCGAGGTCGGGGTTGAATTATATCAAAAAATGTTGGAAGAAACCGTGGCCGCCCTACGAGCAGAGAAAAATAACCAAACCATTGAGGACCAAGATTGGAGCCCTAACATCGTCTTGGGGCTGCCAGTATTAATTCCCGAAACATACGTTATTAATTTACCTGTAAGGCTTGGATTATATCGTCGCATTGGAAACATGGTCAATGAAGATGAAATTGAGGCCATGCGTGCCGAGTTAATTGATCGTTTTGGTGCAATTCCTGATGAGGTATCGAACTTGTTGGATGTAATGAAATTAAAGCGATTATGTAAAGAGATCGGTGTACATCGTCTTGAGGCTGGTCCCAAGGGGGTTGTGGTTCAGTTCTTTAATGGAAAATTTAAAAATCCAAATGGATTGATCCAATGGGTTGCAGGAATTGGGGATGGATATATGAAATTGCGTCCTGACGGAAAATTGGTTTATTTACGTGAAACACCTTTTGCAAAACGGATTCAACGTTCTTATTTTCTTTTGAAAAAATTAAGGGAAATTTATTATAGTTCATAA
- a CDS encoding NfeD family protein — translation MNIESLWWIWVVIGVAFLLIELCTTTFFASWMALAAIVPTILSFVYPNLSIELQILFWVVAVIICSGLWVWFSKRDTPHHSFDNEIVGQIGILATACDDQQNGVILLQKPIQGMSQWSCISNSYIPADTRVIVTEKINPTLLRVDFQKKQTI, via the coding sequence ATGAATATCGAATCATTGTGGTGGATATGGGTTGTGATAGGGGTGGCTTTTTTACTTATAGAATTATGCACCACAACCTTTTTTGCATCATGGATGGCTTTAGCAGCAATTGTTCCCACAATTTTATCATTCGTTTATCCCAATTTATCGATTGAATTACAAATCCTATTTTGGGTCGTCGCAGTGATTATATGCAGTGGGTTGTGGGTATGGTTTTCTAAACGTGATACGCCTCATCACAGTTTTGATAATGAAATCGTTGGGCAAATCGGAATTTTAGCAACCGCATGTGATGATCAACAAAATGGGGTAATATTGCTACAAAAACCCATTCAGGGAATGTCACAATGGTCTTGTATTTCTAACAGTTATATTCCCGCAGATACGCGTGTAATCGTTACCGAAAAAATTAATCCTACCTTGCTGCGTGTCGATTTTCAGAAAAAACAAACAATATAA
- a CDS encoding LexA family transcriptional regulator: MKNQVLLDKIHNILKEKQVKPSRAGINAGLGPDFIRKLKNAKNSPKAENLFKLAKALNIDVNYFLDPIDQSVQKELQNQPVHNENDEDTEIYAIPTETIYVRGELNAKQWKKNKDWPPSRYIPLTIPKDSRFLSTSRYGLIIKDDSMNLLYPTGSIVIVTPFQELERLPENGDCVVVTKHDSLYSHYEMTLKIVQIRENGQFFLWPKSDNPEFLQPIILPKPTLKHYSNTLIGNLDDPPTIEIQALVTGCYNIVEKISF; this comes from the coding sequence ATGAAAAACCAAGTTTTACTAGATAAAATACATAATATTCTTAAAGAAAAACAGGTAAAACCTAGTCGAGCAGGTATTAATGCAGGATTAGGTCCTGATTTTATCAGAAAACTTAAAAACGCCAAAAATTCACCCAAGGCAGAAAATCTTTTTAAATTAGCAAAAGCATTAAATATAGACGTTAATTATTTTTTAGATCCCATTGACCAATCCGTTCAAAAGGAATTGCAAAATCAACCTGTTCATAATGAGAATGACGAAGATACAGAGATATATGCCATACCTACAGAGACAATTTATGTTCGAGGCGAACTGAATGCAAAACAATGGAAGAAGAATAAAGATTGGCCTCCATCTAGATATATCCCCTTAACAATACCAAAAGATTCTAGATTCTTATCCACTTCTCGTTATGGATTAATCATCAAAGATGATTCTATGAATTTGCTCTATCCCACAGGATCAATAGTAATCGTCACCCCTTTTCAAGAATTAGAACGTTTACCAGAAAATGGCGACTGCGTCGTTGTAACTAAACATGATTCTTTATATAGTCATTATGAAATGACATTAAAAATTGTTCAAATCAGGGAAAACGGACAGTTCTTTCTGTGGCCAAAAAGTGACAATCCTGAGTTTTTACAACCAATTATTCTGCCAAAACCAACCCTTAAGCATTATAGTAATACCTTAATCGGTAATTTGGACGATCCACCTACAATTGAAATACAAGCACTGGTTACTGGTTGCTATAACATAGTCGAGAAAATATCTTTTTAG
- a CDS encoding SPFH domain-containing protein produces the protein MSTGFVAIIMILIAVVVTLSKGVRIVPQGQQWIVERLGKYKQTLGAGLNIVVPYIDRVAYRLSNKDQILEVPSQDVITRDNAVVTVNAICFVKIADPQKAAYGVEDYEQATSSLAMTSLRATIGKMDLDESLSSRDIIKAELLGVMADQMTDWGLILRSIEIQDIAPSASMQGAMEQQAAAERQRKAIETRAAGNKQAAILEAEGIKQSTILRAEAEQESATRQAAAAISLAEGTKKANQLLAESISGEGGQAALNFQLATRYVDALSALSQSNNTKIVAMPSELSQSIGSLINAGVILGTTTESVGGKSQLKEKNSTNFSWNTENNFS, from the coding sequence ATGAGTACAGGGTTTGTCGCAATTATTATGATATTAATTGCTGTAGTGGTAACTTTATCCAAAGGCGTTCGTATCGTTCCCCAAGGTCAGCAGTGGATTGTCGAAAGATTGGGTAAATACAAGCAAACATTGGGCGCGGGATTAAATATTGTTGTTCCTTATATCGATAGGGTTGCTTATCGTTTATCAAACAAAGATCAGATTCTAGAAGTTCCCAGTCAGGATGTTATTACTCGTGATAATGCTGTTGTTACAGTGAATGCTATTTGTTTCGTAAAAATTGCCGATCCACAAAAAGCAGCCTACGGGGTCGAAGATTACGAACAGGCAACATCCAGTCTTGCAATGACGTCGTTGCGGGCAACAATTGGTAAAATGGATTTGGATGAAAGTCTATCTTCCAGAGATATTATCAAGGCTGAATTGTTGGGTGTTATGGCCGATCAAATGACGGACTGGGGATTAATTTTACGCTCCATAGAGATTCAAGATATTGCCCCTTCGGCCTCGATGCAGGGGGCAATGGAGCAACAAGCCGCTGCAGAACGTCAACGTAAAGCCATTGAAACAAGAGCAGCAGGAAATAAACAGGCCGCTATTTTAGAGGCAGAAGGGATCAAACAGTCCACGATTTTAAGGGCTGAGGCCGAACAAGAATCTGCGACAAGGCAGGCCGCTGCTGCCATATCCTTGGCAGAGGGAACAAAAAAGGCCAACCAGCTTCTTGCAGAAAGTATCAGTGGTGAAGGAGGGCAGGCCGCCTTAAATTTCCAATTAGCAACACGTTATGTGGATGCCTTGTCCGCTTTATCCCAAAGTAATAATACTAAAATTGTTGCGATGCCCTCAGAGTTATCGCAATCAATAGGTAGTTTAATCAATGCAGGGGTTATATTGGGAACAACAACAGAGAGTGTTGGAGGGAAAAGTCAACTTAAGGAAAAAAACAGCACAAACTTTTCATGGAATACTGAAAACAATTTCTCTTAG
- a CDS encoding DUF805 domain-containing protein, with product MHQEVQKILINIKKMPKGWLDAFYHYATYKGRTNRLGFWSFAILNAFILLTLFIIDELLALIYRIYIYRFYIDIHLLFTIYALISIVPSICLCIRRLHDLNLRGWWLILLIVPFPYMYINYIFQLILLIAVNYPSDEYNRFGHKPEKDFTI from the coding sequence ATGCATCAGGAAGTTCAAAAAATTCTAATCAACATTAAAAAAATGCCAAAGGGGTGGCTAGATGCCTTTTATCACTATGCAACTTACAAAGGGCGAACCAACCGATTAGGTTTTTGGTCTTTTGCAATTCTTAATGCCTTTATTTTATTAACATTGTTCATTATTGATGAATTATTAGCGTTAATTTATCGTATTTATATTTATAGATTTTATATTGATATCCATCTGTTATTCACAATTTATGCTTTAATTAGTATTGTGCCTTCAATTTGTTTATGTATACGACGATTACACGATCTAAATTTAAGAGGATGGTGGCTAATTTTATTAATTGTACCATTTCCATATATGTATATAAATTATATATTTCAATTAATTTTACTGATCGCTGTAAATTATCCCAGCGACGAATATAATCGTTTTGGTCACAAACCAGAAAAAGATTTCACCATTTAA
- a CDS encoding succinate dehydrogenase assembly factor 2, producing the protein MSPLEIRKRRILYQANHRGTFEADLLIGSFAKYYIDHMNEQDLDELERIMTFEDADLTLWLTGFKSIPADVNSPMVQQMVQFAKTIHSNNNK; encoded by the coding sequence ATGTCCCCTTTAGAGATTCGCAAACGTCGTATTTTATATCAGGCCAATCATCGCGGTACGTTTGAAGCAGATTTGTTAATTGGTTCTTTTGCCAAATATTATATCGATCATATGAATGAACAAGATTTAGATGAATTAGAGCGAATTATGACATTCGAGGATGCAGATTTGACTTTATGGCTTACAGGATTTAAGTCAATACCAGCGGATGTTAACAGTCCAATGGTGCAGCAAATGGTTCAGTTTGCTAAAACAATACATTCTAATAACAATAAGTAA